In Rhodamnia argentea isolate NSW1041297 chromosome 1, ASM2092103v1, whole genome shotgun sequence, the genomic window tttccttttaaaaatcCATTTAGACCCTAAAGGTTTACAACCAGGAGGAAGATCCACTAGCTCCAAAGTATGATTCTGCAAAATAGAATCAACTTCACTTTTTATTGCTTCTTTCCTTAGAGGTCCCTCGGAAGAATTCATAGCTTATGCATAGTTTAATGGttcattttctaacaaataagttagaaaatcatttccaaatgaTTTTTCCACTCTTGCTCTTTTGCTACGTCTGGGTTCTAGTTCATGATCTAAATCATGACTTTTTCCATTCATAGTTTCATTCGTTCGTTTAGACGAACTTGATCCATCATTGGATTTGCAAGGAAATACATCTTCAAAGAATGATGCATTCCTAGATTCCATGATCGTATTCTTGTGTATATCTGGAATTTTCTATTCATATACAAGAAATCGATATGCATTATCGTTATGTGCATAGCCTATAAAGATCCAGTCCACCGTTTTAGAAcctatctttattttctttggtgTTGGAACAACCACTTTTACAAGACACCCCTACACTCGTAAGTATTTGTAGGATGGTCTCCTACCTTTCCATAGCTCATAAGGGGTTTTATCCTCTTTCTTTCGAGGTACCTTATTTAAAAGGTAATTGCTTGACAAAATAGCTTCACCCCACATATTTTGAGGTAAACCCGAACTCAGTAATAACGCATTAATCATTTCTTTCAATGTACGATTTTTACGTTCAGCAACACCATTTGATTGAGGTGAGTATGGTGCAGTTACTTCATGTATAATTTCGTGTTGTACACAGAATTCACCAATTGGTACTCCGTACTCACcacctctatcacttcttaatcttttaattttcttgttaagTTGATTTTGAACTTCATTCTTATAGAGAACAAATTTCTCTAAGGCTTCATCTTTGCTTTTAAGCAAATACACATAGCAGTATTTCGTGCTATCATCGATAAAAGTAATAAAGTATTTATTATCACCTCTTGTTTGCATGAATTTCAAATCGCAAACATCACTATGAATTAATTCAAGGGGTTCGgtgtttctttcaattgtttgaaACAATGATCTAGTTAATTTTGCCTCAACAcaaatttcatatttatgttttgaatcaatttGGAATGAGGGTATATGTtccaagttaattaatctacgCAATGTATCATAATTAATGTGTCCTAGTTTACCACGCCATAAATTGGAAGACTCAAGCGGATAAATGGAACGCTTATTATCTTTATTGATAATTGTCATTACATTGAGCTTAAAAAGCCCATCAGTTACATATCCCTTCCCCACATACATTCCAGATTTAGACAAAATAACTTTGTCTGACTCGAACACCATACGAAATCCATGCTTGTTCAACAGAGACCTAGAGACCAGGTTCTTTCGAATTTCCGGCACATATAGGACATTGTTTAAAGTCAACTCTTTTTCAGATGTCATCTTCAGCAATACCTTCCCTTGGCCTTCGACAGCAGAAGAGGCAGAGTTTCCCATGAAAACTTTCTCCCCAATAATTGGTTCGAGAGTTGTGAACAGGTCCTTATTGGAGCATACGTGCCTAGTGGCACCAGTGTCAATCCACCATTCTTTCGGATTGGACCCAACCAAGTTCACTTTAGAAACCATTGCAGAGAGGTTTATGTTTGACACGTCTTAAGCGATGTCATTCACCATATTTGTCTCATaactcttcttctttggaaATATGCAATCCACGGATCTATGACCCATCTTGCCACGGttgaagcattttccttgaaacttgTTCTTGAAAACTCCTCCTTTTGGTCCCAACTTTGACTTGgcaatcttcttgttcttgggGCCATGCCTGTGCTCCACAACATTCGCTTTAGCCGTAGTAGGATTGAACCATTTGCGTTCGGAACCTATGTTATCTTCTTCGATTCGAAGTCTAACAATTAGCTCATCTAGGTTCATTTCCTTTCGCTTGTGCTTGAGGTAGTTCTTGAAATCCTTCCACCCGGGAGGTAGCTTCTCAATAATAGAAGCTACTTGAAAGGTTTCACTCAAGATCATGCCTTCAGCCTAAATCTCATGCAAGATCActtgaatttcttgcacttgacTGATCACGATCTTAGAATCCACCATCTTATAATCAAGGAATCGACCGACAACAAATTTCTTTGCTCCAGCATCCTCTGTTTTATATTTCCGGTCCAAGGATTCCCATAACTCCTTTGCTGTTTTTATTGCACAATAGACATTGTACAACGAGTCATGTAAACCGTTCATGACATAGTTCCTACATAGGAAATCAAGTGCTTCTAGGCCTCAACAGCGTTGAAGGCTTGCTTATCCGTTTGTCCCTCGGGTAGCTTAGGAGCTTCCTCGGTCAAGAATCTCGCAAGATTCAAGGTTGTTAAGTAAAACAGCATCTTTTGCTGCCACCTTTTAAAGTTCGATTCGTTGAACTTTTCAAGTTTCTCACCATGGTGGACAGAAACCGCAGCAGGGGCGTAAGATGATCCGAGCGGTTGGACAGGCAAGGCAGAGACAGTACTTTGGTTGATGTTGTCAGCGAGCACATCAACAACTTCGTTTCCAGTagccatttgaatttcaagtacgaGTCTGTTTTAAGATTGaagcaaaattcaatatggctaTAGTATAAATGTCGTGAACAAATTGATAATtgtattaaaattgaaattagaatagTACCATCACAGATCTGAACAAAAGTTGAATTGCAATAACAATATTGGAAAGAAATGgaatcgatacaaataataCCGAGGCCTGTGTTCGACACGgtttccttaaaacagattcgTCCCCTCTAGTACGTGCTCGAGGTTTTGCAAATGTCTGTCTCCCGGGATACAACGGCTGGTagcgaagaagcaagcacaACACTTCAAGGCTTCGGCGAACCCGAACAAAGCGGAACCGAACACTATCGAAAACAATGCAAATGCtgagaatagaaaaagagagaaaggattTTGCGAcgagtaaaaaattttggatgggaAGCCACCTACTTCTAGGGTCAGGCGGGGACGTTTCGGAAATTGAATTATGACGGCCAATtaaatctgccgttataatatTGATTTCGTAACGGCAATGCCATTTCGGCAACCGTTACATgtaacaatttgagttggaaaaataaatcggGCTTTTCGCGAGGTCCACCTCTCGGTCTTGCATTCGTCTACGCAGGTCGTGCGCTCGCGCCCAAGTTTCAGCTCGTTAGGCCTCCGTCGGGGCCTGGGATTTGCACCCCTCCCGCGCCTGTGCGCGAGGCATAGTACTTGTGTTGTGACAGTTACCACTCAAAAGgagggtaactatctataaagcactctaaagccttctttcttttcaatgtgggactagtgtttttccacttcccacttccaactcaagggtgttctttgagcatcaatttctcattcatccacccttcaatttgtcccataTTTCCAACAAAATTTACCTTCctttagtttccattaaattttaccatcaaattgttgagtcgaatgacacgtggcaattgacggGGTATacatgtttgagatttttaccctatgtttgtcatatgtttattagtttggaatttttcgtggtattaacccaatttaacggaaatgaatgggagtaaatttatcacatgtgtatcggtttggagtttttgatggtaaaaaaatattttggggtaaatttatcacatgtgtactagtttaagattttttgtggtattaatcctataattttttacataaaGTAGTATTGCGAAGGCACTGTTTAGTCCCTTAAGAtcatttgtttttccaattAATTCCCTCCATGTTCCTTGTCGATATGCTACAATAAGTACAAATATTAAGTAAGAGACAACATAGCATATGAGGAAGATGAAATAAACATCAAATTAGACATATGACATCGCATTCATGGATCATGGCCAAAGGTGAAGATATCCACAAATGGATGGATTCGACGGTCCCGATGCCATGATGATGTATTATTGGGTCTATTTGGTTTATTGACTCACTAATTCATTGGGAATAGTTCCAtgccacacacacacaaacacacgaggaggaaagtgtcaaaaaaagttctaaacctattatattgaagccaattcaaccttaaatcttttttttttttttttgcgtcaattcggttcaaaaccttttgcattggtgccaattcaatcagaaaatttttattggtatcaattgagtcataaacttattagatttgtgccaatttagtcctaagctttttgtttttataccaatttagtcaattttgatcgaaaattactgacgtggacgtcggttaTCCTATGTTGAGCGGCTAGCGTTGAcgtagatttttttaatattattctaataattaaataacttttaaaaaagtattacaaatattaaaaataattaaatataatattaaaTTTTTCATGTCGGCGCCAGCCATGttacgtaggacaatcgacgtccacgtcggcgatttccgatcaaaattgatcgtaTTAATTCaattagtataaatgcaaaaagtcttaggactaaattggcaccagtgcaaaaggtttaagattaaattaataccaacaaaaggtttacgattgaattgctACCAATTAAAGGTTTTgaactgaatttgcaaaaaaaaaaaaagtttatgactgaattggcaccaatgcaatagatttaagacttttttgacacttttctcgtCAAAATGTGAACCTAAATCCCACAAAACAATAAGAACTCACACACACCAAAACCAAAGTTATATTATTCCTATGTTGGAACTAGGAAAAGGCAAAACATTATGGACGACAAATAAAAGAACTTAAATCAAATGGACGatgatgtttttattttgtgCTGGTCGGTCTGTTCACGCGAATACAATGTGGTCAAAGTTCACGTCATCTAAATTAGTTTCATTTTCCCGTAGTTACCATGAACTTTGTTTGAAAATGCTAGACTTATACTGgtttacaaaattgatttaCCGAGGGAGTATTTAAGGGTTTTGACGGTCTAACATACCGCTTAGTAAACTACTTTGGTAAATATGCACACAGCATATAGCGCACGCAGCATGACTTATACAATAAGATAGTAtagaaccggatcggaccaaaaaaaaaagtcacaaccAGTCAACAGTGGACGCGTATGGGTAATTCTCCTACTAAGGAACATAAGGAGAACAAATACCCACCAAGATTTATGTTTGGTACGACCTGCAGTTATTGAGTGGCCACATGAGTCTGCCCCTTCTTTTGTGGAGAATCGGTGCCTTTGTGCCAATGATGGATGGTTATTGGATGATGAACTCAGGAAATTACAGTCTCCTTCACTTGGAGTTCAAGCCGATAAAGAGCTGGTTTAATATCATTTGCGTAATCTAAGGCAAACCAATAGACACACCGGATGCTCCCAGAGGGTTTCTGATAGAATTGTTAGCCgaacaatttagaaaattaaatcTTCAGAGAATGTGGGGACGTTTTTCTTGTACCTTATCGAGCTACTCGGTGGAGAAACAATGTGACGACATTTCGACATTGGGCATGGACAAGACACTAGAGGATGCCTCGCGGAGCGAATATATTCTACTGAAAATGATGGCAAAATTGTGGAGAGGGGGAAGAATTTGCTACTAAGGATGCAATCTTGAAGTCCGAGTTTACTAAATTCTCTAAGTACATCcgaatgatttgaaataaaCTAAAAGGTTTTAGAAGTCAATTTCGCTACTCTGTCACATGGCTGTCTTTACttacataaaagaaaataggaGAACTGAAACAGGGGCCTTTTGTGGAGAAAGTGAAGTGAGTCCCCTATTCGAATTTGCAGAAAGACATATACTCCTATTGAAATATGGCAAAAacgacaataataataataataataataataatacaaatAAATCCCGATCTTTCAGCCGCAATACATGCTGCTATTATAAAACACTGACATTATTAGgacatttaaatattaaattatactttcatctaataacttaagcttGCGGTATCGGAGCAGAAGGTTCGAGATCAAATCTATCCGGTTCCATTATTTATACCTCCTTAGTTATATATTTTCATGCTCGGTTCTAAGTCATCTATTAGTTTATGCTCTTAGAATAGCTGGCTGTAATCTTACAAAATCTTTCCATCtcgtcttttttattattattattattttctattgACAAAAACTATATGCCAAATAAAGTCAGATCTAATGATGCTCGCGAATCAATAGTTCCTTTCCAGTGGGGCCCAACATAGTCATTGATAAATGTTGTGTGGAATAAATCATGAATTGAGAGAGTGCGCAAATGGATCCATAAGAATAGAAGACCTTTGCAATGCACGAGATTAGAACAGCATCCCGAAGATATTAGTAATGAATATTACACGCTTTACTTTTGTGGCTAATCTGCATTCCCTTCATTTTGAGTATTTGCAGCTTTTCTAATGACAAACTTTAAGTTTTGCCTAATCTAAAGATTTTCATTAATGCGTTTCAGATTAATGCCTCCCATATCTGTATTTTTGCAGGTCCTTTGACATGTTTCACAGGTACTTGTGTACCCACGTGTGATTTTTCCAATAGGAAAATTGTAAttctttgttatttatttaggtcaatgaatgcaagaaaaatcagaagcaATTGCAATGATCTCCAAATAAGGTAACGACAACAACAAGAAGATAGCATATTgataaaaggaagaaatcataaataaaaGCACCagagtgtttttcttttctttccctcagGAATCAATAACGGAGCAAGGGCCCAATACATCACTCTGATCTACGAAACTTGAGGAAGAACCTCAACGCGGCTCGTCGCCCTACCCTGGATGACATTATGGGAATCGAGGCTTAGATCAAATCGCTCCCATTGATCCTCTACGCACCAGAGGAAGTAAACTTCTGGGTTACGTTCCATCACCTCATCGTAGCACTCTTGCAGAATACCCTCCCTCGTTCTGCTACTGCTGTACGGATAGAACGCAAGAGCAAATTCTTCTGGCATCTCAAAGAATTGGAGCTCCTTGAGGTTCGCGAGGCCGCGGATGACAACCAGTAACGATTGCCAGTCCAAGTGCCTGCATCCGGCAATGTCGAGACTCTGAAGGCAAGGCATTGCCTGACCATTCATTGACAAAGATCTCAGGTTTTCCAGATTGACGAGGGTTAATTTCTTGAGCTTTCGGAACCCTCCATCTCCAAAATCCAATGTTTCCCCATCAAAGGCATTCCATAGCTCAAGCACCAAAAGATTGGGCAAATTCTGGAGAGCAATTAGGGGGCTCGATTTCAATCTGCTCCATCCCAACTGCAATCTGGTCAGTTTGTTCAGCAGAGGAAGCCATTGAGGCACCTTCTTTAGACATCCTTCGATATATAGAGACCGAAGAAGCAGGGGAGGTGAAGACAGAAGATCCAAATCAATAACTTCAGACTCACTTTCTGCAGTCACATCTAGCGATCGAAGCTTGGTCATCTTCTCGAGGGAGTGGCATAGTTCCTTTGCATCGTCTGTCTTCAGGTCTGTTACGCCCAGCCTCCTTAGCTGACTTAGCTCACCCAGCTCTTGCATTGCATTCTTGCTCCGACCACCTCCAGCTTTCACACAGGACAGTTTTTGCAGTGATTTTAGCGCTCCCATGCCCTCGGGAGCCGAAATTCCCTTTCTGGGACCGAAGGGTTGAGGAAATGTGAACTCTGAAACACGGTACGCCACCAGATACTGTAATTTCGTGAGTTTGGTTATCTCCACAGGCAGCTCAGAGACCAACGTCTGTTGAAGATCCAGAGTCTCCAGATTTTGGAGTTTCCCAATTGACCTAGGAATGATGCTCACGTTGGTCCCTCTCAAACTTAGATACTTCAAGTGGAACAGGACTAGTATTTGTCTGGGGAAGTTGTGAAGGGACGAGCCTCCCAGATCTAACACCCTCAGCAGCTTAGAGCCACTTGGGACGAGTTGCTCATCTGTGGTTGACGATTCTCCAAACTCAAAAATGAGCAGAGAGCGTAGGTGGGGGAGATTTAGCTGGTTCAGTGCGTTGTTGCAGGTGTACTGGACTGACAGACGCCGGACTCTTTCGTGCAATTCTTTTTTCCGCTCAGATGCGAACGAAATGAAGTTTTCATCCCTTAACTTAGAAAGAATACTTTGACGCATCAGGTCATGTACCCTACAACGGCTCAGCCTTCCGCCACTTGTTTCTGCAATTTGCACCAAACTCCTGTTTATAAGCTTCTTCAGGTATCTTTCAGCAACCTCCTCTTGTGTCATCCCTTCTCTTTCCTCAACAAATCCTTCTGCAACCCACAGACGGCAGAGTCTCCCACGCTCAATCACATGATCCTCTGGAAATACTCCCAAGTACAAGAAGCAGCTCTTCAAGTTATAATGCAAATCATTGTAGCTCAAGCTGAGAATTTTCCTGACAATTTGCATCCGGTCATCGCTTTCTAGTTCTTCAGGAAGGCTATGAGTAATCATCTCCCATTCTTGGTCATCTTTTTCAAAGAGAAGGCCACCAATTGCCACTATGGCAAGCGGTAAACCctcacattttttcaaaatctgcCAAGAAAGGTGTTCTAGGTGAGGAGGACAGGGTTTCCCACGGAAGGCTTTCTTGCAGAATAAGGACCATGATTCTTCTAGAGATAAGGGCATACGGGTATAAACTTTTGACGGGTTGGATGAGCCAGTAGCAACCTCAGCCATACGAGTAGTGATTATGATTCGGCTAAACATGCTGCTATTAGGCATTGCACTTTTTATACCTTCAAGTGCTTGCAAGTTCCATACATCATCTAGAACAACGACGTACCTCTTTTGCTGCAGAAAGTCTTTCAGTATCTGCTTGAGGCTCGCGATACGCATGGATTCTAGTCCTTGAGGAACCGGTTGCTGACTTTCTCGATGTAGTTGTGCAATTATGTCCCTCAAGATACTCTGAATATCACAAGTCTGGGAGACACTGATCCATGCCTGGCTTTGGAAGTAGGCTTTCACTTGGCGATCGTCGTAGACTGTTTTTGCCAGAGTGGTCTTCCCTGAACCCCCCATCCCTAAGATCGATATAACTTCAAGTCCGGGTTCTCCATCAACAAGCCAATTAATAAGCTTTTCTCTCGGCTCGTCAATCCCCACCAGTTCACCTTCCTCGACAGGAAAAGTGTCCTCCCTGAGATCGTTCCAGGAGGTGCCTCTCGTGGGTGCGCTCGCACTTGGATCTGTGCAATATGCCTTGAAATGGAATCGCTGATGCCCTTCGGCAATGCTGCTGAATCTTGACTTGAGGTCAGCTATCTCGGAGGAGATATGATGGCGTGCTTTCAAGTTATGTATGGATGACTTGATCTTGTGAAAGTACCTCATGAACCCATGTCCGTGATCTCTTGCCAAGTTGACCATGAATTTATCCAGAATATCCTCCACATCGTATGCAACATCTCTGACCTGTTCCACCCATACCTTCAACTCAGGGTCATCTTCTTGCGACGACTCGGCATTTGCTAAGAAGGCCTTCATGCGCACAAATTCATCTTTGATTGGTACAAGTTCTCCACGTACCCCTTTCAATAGTTTCACCTCTTTCTCGACCAACGTAGAAAGCTTCCCAAGCAGCAAGGCAACTGCGGATTCTGCCATTGCTCTTGTTCACTGATCGCACTAGAGCAAAACTCACGCCAGAAGGAAATAGCTGcagtgtcggtgtcggacacgctcCTAAACGCGTTCCATGCGAGGTCAACGGCAGCGACAGGCCGGGGACACGCGTGTCGGTGAGGAAGGAGGGCAGGGATGGCACAGATCTGGAGGGTAGAGATCGGAGGAGAAGGGGAGGACCGAGGAGTTGTCTGCCTCTTAGGCCATGAAAGCGACGAGGGAGAGAGCCGGCGATCCGCGGCGAGCGCCGGAGGAGAGACGAAGCAGCCAAACCAGGGCGGTCGTCGTTCTcttcgcgagacagagaggagagagaggtgaagcaaagatttttttttttcgaaagtaGAGAGGAGAAGGGGGTGGTGGGAGAAGACGTAAGAtcagagaggaagagagagcatTTTCTGACTTGTGTCTAATCAACTGTGCAGTGTACGGAGCTAGCCAGTGTAAAGCTctgtttttttccatttaatgCAATGTTAGGAATCCGGTTCCGAGAGAGGAAGGCAGATTTTCGGAAATCCGCAGGGCTCGCTCGGCTGAGTGCggaagattttttcaaaaaagtaaaagaagggAGCGCGGGGGGGAGCGTGTTCTGTCTTTGGGGTCCATCAATTGTCTAGAAAACTCTTCGACCAAACTAGACTCCAGTTCAAATTACGGGACCATTAATGGtagtttttttttcactttttaaaaaattgtaaaaatagtaattatatatttaatatataacgtattCCTAACATatcagaaatttttattttttaaaagttactgTTTGAGACCAAAAGAAAGAATCCTTAGTACGAACATCAAAATGGGCTCCAGCTCATCTACTCAGCGAATCCTTCATGTGACTTCTCCACTCTGATTGTACAACTATAATTGCGCTAGCTGAGCCAAGCCAACTGCCAATTAAAGCCAGCTGCAATTTCGCTGGCCCCAGTGGCAATTATTGCACTGCTGCATCGATAGACTTGGCAATTTGCGACACATGACTCGTCTACTCACTATCCAGTCAACAATGGATGCTGGAATTGTGGAACGGGGCGAGCTAAAGTGAGACTGCGAAAGtaaggcccaaaaaaaaaaaaaagtgagactGCGAAAGTGagcgacccaaaaaaaaaaaaaaaaaggactagcAGTTGGTATAGACATGACCGGTTTGGCCGAACCGCTGATTCCGGTTCCGATttcgggccggtttcggttccggtTCTGAACCACCAATTCCCGAGACCAACAGCTCTTTCTTCCtaagccttcttttttttttttatagaaaaaacgggtcggaaccggcccggaaccagcggttccgggaCGATTCCGGTTCTggtttggaaccgtgggcccggtcaacaaGCGGGTTCCGGgtcggtcaacgggccgatttcgggcccacggttccggatgGCCATGTCTAAGTTGGTAATTCTCCTGATCATCCTATGATGCCGAATGTATTGGTAATGCGTTTTTGGATCGATTGGACAGACAGTAAATCCAATGGAATACGAAATGGTGATGTGCTAACAACCtacggatcgggtcgacgacatcggattgagctcaaattcggtcggctgaaGCGAAATGACGTCTTGATCAATATTCATTGTCTTcggccgtgactaacgatggattttgACGATTTGAGATTGTCTCGATGAAttgtcctatttttttttagtattttcgagatttattttactattaatggcagttttgtaattttgaattttgatgtttagaatcctacTAGGGTTAGGATTAGGATTAACGCCATATAAAAGGTGTGTTTATGACGTTTTGGAggatgattattatttttattatcagaTTATTCGATATTTCTCTCTTAAGCAAGGATTTACTTGTTATCTTCGTTGAACATTGTATCATCCAAGCAATTTTCTAAGttccaacaaaacaaaatacaGAGAACCGAGAAAACGAAGGAATTTATCgaccatgaaaaacttcaacCTAAAACGCAGCGTGGTTAATGCTGTTGATTCCTGAAGGAAGCGTCTTGGGAACCGATTTATGTGCCAGATCTGCTCTGTTGCGGAGGATTTGGGCAGAGCAGGCCTTGAGTGAGTGCTTCCAACCTTTTTGCCTATCATTTTCTCTATACATTTGATTTCATTTGGTGTTTAAAACATTCCAGCGCAAACGGTGTTGAAAGGTCTTTGCAGCTTAAAACCTTTAAGTCTCTTTGCTAGACGAAAAGAATGAGTAGTCATCTTAGTCCAGGGAATGATGCTCCTTTATCTTTTTGTGCCTCTTATGGTAATCCTATTGTTCTGTTTTTCTTGAGCAGGACGTCCTGGGATCTCGAGTGGAGGGGAGACTCTGTAATCGCCTGATCTGACCTAAGAAAAGATTCATGCATCTGTCGATTGTGCAAAGAGACTGttaatgtcaaaatttgtgtcTAAAGGTTGCCTATTCATTATGCCATCGATGTGAATAATttactcagagagagagagagagagagagagagatgaccaTGACTCCAAACACCCACCAAACTTTATATTTGGTATGACTCTGCAGCTATTGAGTCGCCACATGAGTCTGCCACCAAAAGTGACAGCAGCTTCATCGTTCTTCAGAAATTTAGGATGCACAGGATAacacttttaaaaataaattttttttacttcaaaaacTCTTTTAAAGCAGAAAACTGTTCTGTAACGTGACTTTTAAAATGGAGATTCATTTggttaaaaatttttacttctgaaaaaaaTTCTTGTAGTGACTTTTTACTTTTAAAGTTACTTTTCTcctaatttgaaaagttaataaaaattaCCTCTCAACTCAAAAATTACTTCTCGCATCACTCTCTTTTCATTacaccctctctcttttttcgacCACGCCCAGAAAAATTATCTGTGCTTGTTGCATAAACTTTGGTTTGTGTGAATCTAAGACAGTAGATACTAGTGGCTTATGACCTCTGTCGATgcttttattttcgaattttttgctGATATCTAGAGAGAATAAAGGATGTGAATACAAGGTAAACGATTTACTTCTGCTGTTtttacaaaaagattgtttgcCTTCGATTAATAATGTAAATTAATTTGCAGAAGAGTTGGATTTGGCAACCTTCTTTTTGTGGAGAATCGGTGCCTTGGTGCTTAATGATGGATGGTTGTTGAACGAACTAAAGAAATTGCAGTTTCCTTCACTTGCTGATAAAAGACTTGTCCTGCACCTGCTTAATGCTTGCCATGTCGTTTAATTCATTTACGGAGTCCAAGGCAAAATAGTCGTCAGACCAGATGTCCTCATGGGGTATCTGACTTGCGATGACAAACCCTAATCGACGACATTTCTAGTCTCGCAGAAGTTTACACagtgcaaaagggaaaaattgcaaCCCAATAAAATGATTGAATTGCTAACCGAGCAATTTTTAAGTTCAAATTATCATGACGTTTTCTTATTTAGCGAGCGACTTTAGTAGTCGATGGGAAGGCATGGACAAGACATGAGATGTTAGATCACAAAGTGACTAACATCTATTCAAATGATCGAGAAATTGTTGAGAGGGGGGAAAAAATTAGCTACTAGGGATGAATCTTGAGGTCCGAGTTAATTAAATTCTCGAGATTCATTAGAATTATTTGCTATAAACAAAACGTTTTAGAAGTCACCTTTGCTGCTGTATCTCCACAGCTGTCTTTTACTCGTGTCAAAGAAAATAGTACAACCAAAACGGAGGGCGCATGTAGCATTTGCCTGGCTATGTTTTTCATAAAAGGAAGTTATGATGTCCTCCATTCAATTTTATAAAAGAACACACATTCATAGTGAAATATGGcaaaaactaaaacaaaataGTTCCAATCTTGCAGCTACAATACATACTATTTGAAAATATGAG contains:
- the LOC115734065 gene encoding disease resistance protein RPM1-like codes for the protein MAESAVALLLGKLSTLVEKEVKLLKGVRGELVPIKDEFVRMKAFLANAESSQEDDPELKVWVEQVRDVAYDVEDILDKFMVNLARDHGHGFMRYFHKIKSSIHNLKARHHISSEIADLKSRFSSIAEGHQRFHFKAYCTDPSASAPTRGTSWNDLREDTFPVEEGELVGIDEPREKLINWLVDGEPGLEVISILGMGGSGKTTLAKTVYDDRQVKAYFQSQAWISVSQTCDIQSILRDIIAQLHRESQQPVPQGLESMRIASLKQILKDFLQQKRYVVVLDDVWNLQALEGIKSAMPNSSMFSRIIITTRMAEVATGSSNPSKVYTRMPLSLEESWSLFCKKAFRGKPCPPHLEHLSWQILKKCEGLPLAIVAIGGLLFEKDDQEWEMITHSLPEELESDDRMQIVRKILSLSYNDLHYNLKSCFLYLGVFPEDHVIERGRLCRLWVAEGFVEEREGMTQEEVAERYLKKLINRSLVQIAETSGGRLSRCRVHDLMRQSILSKLRDENFISFASERKKELHERVRRLSVQYTCNNALNQLNLPHLRSLLIFEFGESSTTDEQLVPSGSKLLRVLDLGGSSLHNFPRQILVLFHLKYLSLRGTNVSIIPRSIGKLQNLETLDLQQTLVSELPVEITKLTKLQYLVAYRVSEFTFPQPFGPRKGISAPEGMGALKSLQKLSCVKAGGGRSKNAMQELGELSQLRRLGVTDLKTDDAKELCHSLEKMTKLRSLDVTAESESEVIDLDLLSSPPLLLRSLYIEGCLKKVPQWLPLLNKLTRLQLGWSRLKSSPLIALQNLPNLLVLELWNAFDGETLDFGDGGFRKLKKLTLVNLENLRSLSMNGQAMPCLQSLDIAGCRHLDWQSLLVVIRGLANLKELQFFEMPEEFALAFYPYSSSRTREGILQECYDEVMERNPEVYFLWCVEDQWERFDLSLDSHNVIQGRATSRVEVLPQVS